Proteins co-encoded in one Camelus bactrianus isolate YW-2024 breed Bactrian camel chromosome 6, ASM4877302v1, whole genome shotgun sequence genomic window:
- the LOC105074699 gene encoding retinol dehydrogenase 12 isoform X1, which produces MMLLILGLLTSFLSFLYLTAPTIRKFFAGGVCRTNVQLPGKVVVITGANTGIGKETARELARRGARVYIACRDVLKGESAASEIRADTKNSQVLVRKLDLSDTKSIRAFAEGFLAEEKQLHILINNAGVMMCPYSKTADGFETHLGVNHLGHFLLTHLLLEQLKKSAPARVVNLSSVVHHAGKIRFHDLQGEKYYNRGFAYCHSKLANVLFTRELAKRLQGTGVTTYAVHPGVVRSELVRHSFLLCLLWQLFSPFLKSAREGAQTSLHCALAEGLEPLSGKYFSDCRRTCMSPKARNNKTSERLWTVSCELLGIQWE; this is translated from the exons ATGATGCTGCTTATCTTGGGACTGCtcacctccttcctttctttcctgtatTTGACAGCTCCAACCATCAG GAAGTTCTTTGCTGGCGGGGTTTGCAGAACAAACGTGCAGCTTCCTGGGAAGGTGGTGGTGATCACTGGCGCCAACACGGGCATCGGCAAGGAGACGGCCAGAGAGCTCGCTCGCAGAG GAGCCCGAGTATACATTGCCTGCCGAGATGTTCTGAAGGGGGAGTCTGCTGCCAGTGAAATCCGAGCCGATACAAAGAACTCCCAGGTGCTGGTGCGGAAACTGGACCTATCTGATACCAAATCCATCCGAGCCTTTGCTGAGGGCTTTCTGGCAG AGGAAAAGCAGCTCCACATTCTGATCAACAATGCAGGAGTGATGATGTGTCCATATTCCAAGACAGCTGATGGCTTTGAAACCCACCTGGGAGTCAACCACCTGG GCCACTTCCTTCTCACTCACTTGCTCCTGGAGCAGCTGAAGAAGTCCGCTCCTGCACGAGTGGTCAACTTGTCATCAGTGGTCCACCACGCTGGCAAGATTCGCTTCCACGACCTCCAGGGTGAGAAGTACTACAACCGGGGTTTTGCTTACTGCCACAGCAAGCTGGCCAATGTGCTCTTTACTCGTGAGCTGGCCAAGAGACTCCAAG GCACTGGGGTCACCACCTATGCGGTGCACCCGGGCGTCGTCCGCTCCGAGCTGGTCCGCCACTCCTTCCTGCTGTGTCTGCTCTGGCAGCTCTTCTCCCCGTTCCTTAAGTCGGCGCGGGAGGGGGCCCAGACCAGCCTGCACTGCGCCCTGGCTGAGGGCCTGGAACCCCTGAGCGGCAAGTACTTCAG TGACTGCAGGAGGACTTGTATGTCCCCCAAGGCCAGAAACAACAAAACGTCTGAGCGCTTGTGGACTGTCAGCTGTGAGCTTCTGGGAATCCAGTGGGAGTAG
- the LOC105074699 gene encoding retinol dehydrogenase 12 isoform X2, protein MMLLILGLLTSFLSFLYLTAPTIRKFFAGGVCRTNVQLPGKVVVITGANTGIGKETARELARRGARVYIACRDVLKGESAASEIRADTKNSQVLVRKLDLSDTKSIRAFAEGFLAEEKQLHILINNAGVMMCPYSKTADGFETHLGVNHLGHFLLTHLLLEQLKKSAPARVVNLSSVVHHAGKIRFHDLQGEKYYNRGFAYCHSKLANVLFTRELAKRLQGTGVTTYAVHPGVVRSELVRHSFLLCLLWQLFSPFLKSAREGAQTSLHCALAEGLEPLSGKYFSCCRYSRMSLPLASTLKFGDDQIQC, encoded by the exons ATGATGCTGCTTATCTTGGGACTGCtcacctccttcctttctttcctgtatTTGACAGCTCCAACCATCAG GAAGTTCTTTGCTGGCGGGGTTTGCAGAACAAACGTGCAGCTTCCTGGGAAGGTGGTGGTGATCACTGGCGCCAACACGGGCATCGGCAAGGAGACGGCCAGAGAGCTCGCTCGCAGAG GAGCCCGAGTATACATTGCCTGCCGAGATGTTCTGAAGGGGGAGTCTGCTGCCAGTGAAATCCGAGCCGATACAAAGAACTCCCAGGTGCTGGTGCGGAAACTGGACCTATCTGATACCAAATCCATCCGAGCCTTTGCTGAGGGCTTTCTGGCAG AGGAAAAGCAGCTCCACATTCTGATCAACAATGCAGGAGTGATGATGTGTCCATATTCCAAGACAGCTGATGGCTTTGAAACCCACCTGGGAGTCAACCACCTGG GCCACTTCCTTCTCACTCACTTGCTCCTGGAGCAGCTGAAGAAGTCCGCTCCTGCACGAGTGGTCAACTTGTCATCAGTGGTCCACCACGCTGGCAAGATTCGCTTCCACGACCTCCAGGGTGAGAAGTACTACAACCGGGGTTTTGCTTACTGCCACAGCAAGCTGGCCAATGTGCTCTTTACTCGTGAGCTGGCCAAGAGACTCCAAG GCACTGGGGTCACCACCTATGCGGTGCACCCGGGCGTCGTCCGCTCCGAGCTGGTCCGCCACTCCTTCCTGCTGTGTCTGCTCTGGCAGCTCTTCTCCCCGTTCCTTAAGTCGGCGCGGGAGGGGGCCCAGACCAGCCTGCACTGCGCCCTGGCTGAGGGCCTGGAACCCCTGAGCGGCAAGTACTTCAG TTGTTGCAGATACAGCAGAATGTCACTCCCGCTTGCCAGTACCCTGAAATTTGGTGATGATCAGATCCAGTGCTAG